Below is a genomic region from Marinobacter salarius.
AACTCGACAGCGGCTTACCGAAAGCCTCGCGGGCATTGGCACGCTTGCACATCAACTCAAGGGCACGCTCGGCAACCCCGATGGTGCGCATACAGTGATGAATACGGCCAGGCCCAAGGCGGCCCTGGGCAATTTCAAAACCACGGCCCTCACCCAACAGAATGTTGTCCACCGGCACCCGCACATTGTCATACTGAATCTCAGCGTGACCGTGAGGGGCATGGTCATAGCCAAACACCGTCAGCGGACGGATCATCTTCACGCCCGGCGTGTCCAGCGGCACCAGAATCATCGACTGCTGCTTGTGCTTCTCAGCCCCCGGATCGGTCTTGCCCATAACAATCGCGATTTTAGAGGTGGTGGTCATGGCACCTGACGACCACCACTTACGGCCATTGATCACATACTCATCGCCTTCGCGACGGATTTCACAGGCAATATTGGTGGCGTCGGAAGAGGCCACGTCAGGCTCGGTCATGGAGAAACAGGAACGGATTTCGCCATCAAGCAGGGGCTTCAGCCACTTGTCCTGCTGATCTTTGTTGCCGTAGCGGGCAATGGTTTCCATGTTGCCGGTGTCCGGCGCGGAACAGTTGAACACCTCCGGCGCCATGGCCGAGCGCCCCATGACTTCACACAGATGGGCGTACTCATAGTTGGTCAGACCGGCGCCGAATTCGCTGTCGGGCAGGAACAGGTTCCACAGCCCAGCGGCTTTCGCCTTGACCTTCAACTCCTCGACGATCGGTACCGGAGCCCAGCGATTCTCCGCCTGCTCGACCTGTTCATGGTGCTTGTGCTCATTCGGGTAAATATGGGCGTCCATGAATTCGTGAAGCTGTGCCTGCAGTTTTTTGGCTTTGTCAGACAGCTCAAACATTCCAGTACCTCATTGGTTGAAGGATCAGATTGGCACGCCTTCCGGTTTCTCACTCCCGGAGCGAATGCGGAAGGTGCCTTCGGCTATGGCCAGGAGGTTACCCTTGTCGTCGTGAACCTCTCCGGTGCTGTTGAAAATCCGGGTGCCGCCCGCCCGTCTGCGGCCGGTGACCCGGATAGTCCCACCGGAACACTGCCCGGTGAATGTTGTCGTTAGCGACAGTGTGATGGCCTTGCGTACCCGGCCGGGATACGGGCAGTAGGTGCCGGCCTCTGCCATTGCGATATCCAGCAGGGACGTCAACACACCGCCATGGATTACACCACCCAGATTGAGGTGACAAGGCTGCAACTCCAGGCCAATCACCGCTTCGTTCTCCTCCCAGGACACCTGGCGATACCCCAGCAGGTTGTGAAATCCAGGCAGGTCCTGGCCACCACGGATATGCAGGCTGTCTTCACTCATTACACTTTCATTCCAGGCAGGTTAAGAGAGGCGGTATTACCACCGTTTACGGGCAGAGACTGACCCGTGATGTAACTAGCGTCATCACTGGCCAGGAACAGGATGGCGGCGGCAATTTCTTCCGGCGCACCATAGCGCCGCAATTCACACCGTGATCCCAGTTTATGGGCTTTCTCGTTGGCGCGGGCATAGTCAAAAACCGCCTGGGTCATGCCGGTTTCCACCAGCCCCGGACACACCGCATTCACGCGCACGTTGTCGTCACCGAGATCGCAGGCAGCGGTCATGGTAAGGTTGATGACACCGGCCTTGGACGCGCTGTAAGCATTACCACCGGCACCGGAGCGAATGCCCGCCACCGAGGCAGTATTCACAATCGAGCCCAGTTTGCGGGCCTGCATGTGGGGCGCAACATGCTTTATGAACAGCATGGTGCCGATCAGGTTCACCGCCAACACTTGTTCCCATTCACCCCGGTCGTTGCCGGCAATATCGGGGTGACCACCACTGGTGCTGGCGATGCCGGCAACGTTGCACAGCACGTCAATGCGTCCGAAGGTCGAGACAGTTTCGTCCACCAGTGCGCTGACCTGCTCTTCATCAGCCACGTCTCCAATGCGACGCAGGGTTTCCGCTCCCTCGGGCATCAGACCCTCGGTATCCAGCAGGCCCGCTTCGGACATATCCATCATCACCACCTGCGCGCCCTCCCGCGCCAGGCGAACCGCCGTGGCCCTGCCGATACCACTGCCGGCCCCGGTGACGATGGCTACCCGCTTGTCGAAACGCCCCATGCCGATGCTCCTTTTTATAGTTTGTTGCGTCGTCGCGAATTCACCTTCTACTGTAATTTGTCACGCCTTCCGGTTTTGAGTCAATATATTCGGAAGTAAATTTCACTAGATAAAACACCGGAACTACAATAGGCGAAAAAATGAAAAACACGCAGCACATGCCCGTCTACGCCCCCACCGATCCTGACGAGTCCATGGAGGCCATTGGCCAACGCATCCAACACCTCGCCCTAGAACGTCCGGACCATATCGCACTCATTGATGGTGAGACCCCACTCAGCTGGCAGGCGCTTGTCAGGCAAGCCAACCGCATTGCCAACCGGCTGCGATCTGCTGGCCTGAAACGGGGTGATGCCGTAGCGGGATTGTCAGAAAACAGCACCCACTATGTTGCTCTGTATCTGGGGACGCTGGTGGCCGGCGGTTGCATGGTGCCGCTCTCGGGCATGGCGAGTGGCAGCAGCCTGGCACTGATGCTGAACGATTGCAGAGCCCGCTTCCTGTTTGTTTCCAAGAAGAACATCGAGCTGTTTGAAGGCATTGCCGACAAGCTCGATACGCTCGGGCACGATCAATGTATAGGGCTCGACGGTCACGGCCCGGGGATATGTCAGGATCTTGAGTCCTGGCTGGGTGAAATTGGCTCGGAGGCCCGCCCGGTACCCGTCACCCTGGATGATCCGTTCAATATCATTTACAGCTCCGGCACCACCGGCACCCCCAAGGGCATTCTTCACGATTACCGTTTCCGCCAGCGCCAGATGGTCCGAATGAGCCGCTTTGGGCTCGATGGCGACGCCATTAACCTGGTGTCCACGCCGATGTACTCCAACACCACGCTGGTATCTGTACTGCCAACCCTGTTCTACGGCGGCACCCTGGTGCTGATGGCAAAGTTTGATGCCCGGCGGTTCCTGGAAATGGCTGAACGCTATCGCGTGACCCACGCCATGCTGGTGCCGGTCCAGTACCAGCGCATTCTCGCCGATCCCGAATTCGATCGCTTCGACCTGTCTGCATTCCAGCTCAAGCTATGCACCAGCGCTCCCCTGAGGGCGAACGTCATCCGGGAAGCTATGGAACGCTGGCCTGGCAACATCCGCGAGGTGTATGGCCTGACGGAAGGCGGCATATCCACCAGCCTGGACTGCGTGGCCCACCCGGACAAATGGGACTCCGTGGGAAAACCCACCGAAGGCGCGGAAGTTCGGGTAATTGATGAGGAGGGCAACGAGCTGCCCCAGGGCGAGACCGGGGAGATCGTGGGCCGCGCCATTTCCATGATGCGGGGTTATATCAACCGCGAGGAACAAACCCAGACTATGCTCTGGACCAGCCCCGAGGGCCTGGCCTTCTATCGCAGCGGTGATATGGGCCGAGTCGACGAAGAAGGTTTCGTGTATATCCTGGACCGCCGTAAGGACATGATCATCTCCGGCGGCTTCAACATCTACGCCGTGGATCTCGAAACGGTACTGCTGGCCCATCCCGCCGTCGCCGATGTAGCGGTGATTGGCATTCCCAGCGAGCAATGGGGCGAAACCCCGCTGGGGCTGGTGGTGCGCAAACCCGGCTGCACAGAGACTGAAGCTGAGATCCTCGAGTGGGCCAATGACCGACTGGGCAAAGCCCAGCGCCTGGCCGCCATTGAGTGTCGCCCGGATCTGCCCCGATCTACCATTGGCAAGGTGTTGAAGCGTGAGTTGCGGGCGCCTTACTGGCCCTGATCTAGCCCTTACCCATTCGCGCAAGGGCCGCCCGGCAGTCCTCAGACCGTAGTCTGTCGGAAAACACGGCGCGCTCCCTTTCAAGGGCCTCGCTCACCGCTTCCCGCCAGGGCGCCTTGATGAGGCGCTTGGTGGCCCGCAGGGCTTCCCGGGGTTTAGCCGCGAGGGCGCCAGCCTGTGCCAATGCCTCATCCACTGCCAGCCCATCATCAACCACATGACTGACCAGTCCACATTCCCTGGCTTCCTCGCCGTCAAGGGTGTCACCCATCAGCAGCAGATCCGCGGTACGCCGGGAACCCAGATGCAACGGCATGGTCACGGTAGAAGCCGCCTCCGGCACCAGCCCCAGATCCACAAAGGCGGTTTTGAAACGCGCGGAGCGGCCAGCGATGACGGAGTCACAATGCAACAACAGGGTAGTGCCGATCCCGATGGCAAGTCCTTCCACCGCAGCAATGATGGGCGTATCGCAATCCATCAGGGCTTCGATGAAGGCCAGAGCCGCAGAGGGCTTGGGATTTTCATCCGTGGCGCGGGCGCGGAAATCATCGAGATCATTGCCGGCGGTAAACACACCACCGTCACCGCTGAGCACGATGGCATGCACGCTGGCATCTGCCGCTGCTTTGCTCACGCCTTCGGACAGCGCCCGGTACATATCGCGAGTCAATGCATTTTTCTTGTCCGTCCTGCTGATCACCAGATGGGCCACACCTGGCTGGTTTTGGGTGATGATCACGATGAATGCCTCCATGGACTAAACTTTGGTAATGGAATATCGGCCACCATCCTATTGCAAAAAGCAAAGTGTATGATAGATTCGGATACACGGATTCATTCTGCAGTCACCAGTTCCGCACAGTGAAATCACGAACAGGACGTCCAACACAATAACGATCGAGGTCCAGCAATGAAGATACTAACCACCGCCAGAAAAACCCTGATCACATACGGTTCTGCCCTGACCCTGGGCCTGACCGCCGCACTGGCCAGCGCTCCGGCAGCTGCCGCTGAAGAAAGCTTTACCTGGAAGGTCCAATCCCATTGGCCTGGCTCCAGCAGTTCCTATGAAGACAGCCTGGTTCGACTCAAGACCATTCTTGAAGAGCGCACCGATGGCCGTCTGGAGCTGGAACTTTACGAAGCAGGCTCGCTGTTTAAAGCCAAGGAAATCTTCAACGCTGTCAGCCGGGGCATCCTGGAAATGGGCACCATCTCTCCGGCTTATGCCCAGGACAAGATCACCCTCGCGGGCATTGCCTCGGGCCTGCCGTTTGCCTTCCGCAATGTCTGGGAAGCCGCCTATTTCCACCAGGGCCTCGGTTTCGAACAGATGCTTCGCGATGAAGCTGCCAAGCACAATGTCTATTGGGCGACTGACAAGGTCTACCCCACCGAGATGGTGGTCAAGCAACCCATTAACAGCTGGGATGACTTCACCAAGCTGAAAATCCGCTCCTCCGGTGCGCTACAGAGCTTTCTGACCGACGCTGGTGCCGCCGCATCCTACATCCCGGGCAGTGAACTTTACTCCGCCCTGGACTCCGGCATTGTTGACGGTGCCCATTGGGGGGCCTCCCAGGGCGCATTCAGCATGGGCCTGTATGAAGTGGCCAAATACCACGTACAGCCAGCACTGAACATTGCCGGCACCGACGTCATCATTGTCAGCCAGAAAGCGTTGAACAAGCTGCCCGAGGATATGCAGAACATCGTCAAGCAGGCCCTTGAGGAGCAATTCTGGTTCCGTACCAATGAGTATCAGTACAAGGAACGCATCACGCTGGCCAAGGCCATCAGCGAACACAATGTTCAGGTCAACACCTTGCCGGAGGACGTTCAGAACCGTCTGACCCAGACCGCACAGACGTTGTGGGATGAGGAAGGCAAGCGCAGCGACAACGCCCAGAAGGCGCTGGACATGCTGAAAGACTATCTGTCAGAGCTGGGCTATCTGTAAACGCCTGACACCTGAAACCGGCCGGGCCCGCTTTTCAGGCCCGGCTTTGCTTTTGAACGAACCGTTTCCCGGAGAATACCAATGGGTGTGTTGAGCGCATTCATGAGAGGGGTTACCCGTCTCAATGATGTCATCGGGCGCGGGATAGCGCTGATCGTTTTTGCCATGTTCGCATTCCTGATCATGGAGGTGGCGTTTCGCTATCTGTTCAACTCGCCCACGGTATGGACCAACGAACTGACCCAGATGCTGTTTGGCATCTACGCTGTCATGTCCGGGGGTTACATCATGGCTCACCGTGGCCATGTGAACGTTGATCTGCTGCACTCACACCTTCCGCCCCGCGGTCGGGCCGTGCTCGACATTCTGACTTCAACAATATTCTTTATATTCACCCTGGCCCTGCTGTACTTCGGCTACGACATGGCTAGCGAGTCCATTGCCAGCTGGGAAACGTCCTATTCCGCCTGGAACCCGCCTATCTGGCCGGTGAAAGCCGCCATTCCGCTGGGTACAGGCCTATTGGTTCTGCAAGGCATCGTCAAGTTACTGGAAGATATCGCAGTGGCCTTCAACCTCAGTTACTACACCCCCGAATCCCAGGACGACGCTAAAGGAGAGCCATTGTGAGCATTGAAATCCTCACGTTGCTGTTCTTCGGCTCCCTGCTGTTTTTCCTGCTTCTCGGCCTGCCACTGGCTTTTGTGCTGGGCGGCGTATCCGTTGTCTTCCTCTACTTCACCTGGGGATTCGACTCCTTCTATATGGTGTCCTCGCAGATCTGGGGCACCATGGAAAGCTTTACCCTGGTGGCGATCCCCCTGTTCGTCTTCATGGCGATGATTCTGGAGCGAACCGGGGTTGCCAAAGACTTGTACCGCATGATGCATCTTTGGTGCGGTGGCCTGAGGGGTGGCCTCGCCATTGGCACCCTTGGTATTTGCGCCGTTTTTGCAGCTATGGTTGGCATCAGTGGCGCAGCGGTCGTCGCCATGGGCACCATCGCACTGCCGTCGATGCTTGAGCGGGGCTACGACAAGAAGATGGCCCTGGGTGTGATCAACACTGGCGGGGGCTGGGGCATACTGATTCCTCCCAGCATTCTAATGATCCTCTATGCCCTGATTACCGGTGTGTCGGTAGGCAAAATGTTCGCTGCCGGCATCATGCCCGGTATTCTGCTGATGGTACTGACCGCCATCTACATCCTGGTGCGCTGCCACCTGCAGCCCGAACTGGCCCCCGCGCTGCCCCAGGAAGAGCGTGGCACCTGGCCGGAGAAGTTGCGCGCCCTGCGGGCGGTACTGCTGCCCATCGGTGTTGTGATCATGGTTCTGGGCTCCATCATTGGCGGCATTACCACGCCAACCGAAGCCGCCGCCATGGGCGTGCTCGGCGCCCTGATATCCGCTGCGGTGTACCGTCAGTTCAAGTGGAGCATCCTGCAGGAAGCGGCGATCCGCACCTTCAAGCTCACCGGTATGATCATGTGGATCCTGTTCGCAGCCCACGCCTTCAGTGCTGCCTATCAGAGCATGGGGGCCCAGGATCTGATCGAGGGGCTGATGAATATGATTCCCGGCGGCCCCTGGGGCATCATCGTCGCCATGATGGTGATCGTGTTCCTGCTGGCCATGGTGCTGGACCCGGTCGGCATCATGTTGATCACCCTGCCGGTATTCATGCCCATCGTTGAGTCCCTGGGATTTGACCCGATATGGTTCGGCATCCTGTTCGTGATCAATATGGAAATCGGCTACATGACGCCACCTTTCGGTTTCAATCTGTTCTATCTGAAAGGGGTCGTGCCACCGAGCATCACCATGAAGGATATCTACTCATCAATCATTCCCTTTGTGATTGTTGAAATTGTGGGGCTGGGGTTGATCATGATCTTCCCGCAAATTGCCACCTATCTGCCGGATCTGCTGTTCTGAGCCGAGCCTGATCATGGCGGATCATAACCCTGTGTGGGTTGTTGCAGGCGGTTTAACAGAGGACTACCTTTAGGGAATCCCGATCAATGGAACCGGGATTCCCAATCACAAGGAGACGTTCTCATGAACCGATTCAGCCCTGCCTTAGTGCCCCTGCTTCTCCTGCTCTTGCTTGCCCCCTTCGCGGCCCAGGCTGAGACCCTGACCGACCAGACCATCCGCTCATTCATCAGCAGTCTGGAAACCCTTCAGGGGATGGAGAGTGAATTCGATGAGATGACGGAGGATTTCCCGGCCGAGAAAGGTGAGCGCGGTGGCGAGATGCCAGACATGTCGCGAATATTCTCATCGTCCATCGAGCGCATGAAGGGCCATGACCTATACAACCGGTTGGAAGACGTGGTGGAGCAACACGGATTCGCCAATCCCGAGTCGTGGGCGAAAACCGGTGACCGCATCTTCCAGGCCTGGAGCGCCCTGGAAATGGGCGAGCAGTCCAACACCATGAATCAGGAAATGGCCAAAGCCATGGAAGAGATCAACAACAATCCACACATGAGCGAAGCCCAAAAACAGCAGATGCGGGACATGATGGGTGGCGCCATGTCTGCCATGGAAACGGCAAGCAACGCACCGGAAGCCGACAAGCGTGCCCTGCGACCGCACCTGGACGCACTGCGCGCCGCAACCGATTCAGACCGTTAAGCAGCGCCCCGAATCGAGTAGGAGGGGGAGTTACCTCCCCCGTCCTCTCACACCACCGGGCATACGGTTCCGTACCACGGCGGTTCATGGTCGGCTCTGAAGCCGAGTCATCGTATCCAGCAAGCTTACCAGAGACAGACGGTCGAATACCCTCTTAGGCAGGGCCGCGTTCATATGAGTCGCGCCACTGTTCCACCAGGGTCCACGACCATTGGTCGCGCTCCTCCAAGCCCTTATCTCAGTCAAGCCTAGCCGTACCAGGTTGCGGGCCCGCGTGCGGGTCCGCTTCCACTGCTGCCACAGGATCAGGCGAAGCCGCCGTCTTATCCAGCCATCCAGGGCTTCGACCGAACGCTTCGAGGCGGTCAGGCGATAGTAATTTGCCCAGCCTCTCAGCACCGGGTTCAGGTTCCGGATGGTGGTCGTCAACGACTGTCCCCGTGACCGTTTCAGCAGGGGGCGAAGCTTGGCCATGAAGGCCTTCAGGCTTTTGGGCGCGACTCTCAACCGGACCTGACGTTTATGCCAGCTCACGCTGTAACCCAGAAAGCTCCGACGCCAGGGGCGGTCCACGGCGCTTTTCACCGTATTCACCTTCAGGCGCAAGCGCGTTTCCAGGAAGTGGGTAATACTGGCCATCACCCGTTCGCCGGATCTTTTGCTGCTGACGTAAATGTTGCAGTCGTCCGCATAGCGGCAGAACCGGTGTCCCCGCCGCTCCAGCTCCCGATCCAGTTCGGTCAGGAGCACGTTAGAGAGCAAGGGCGACAGGGGGCCGCCTTGCGGCGTGCCTTCCCGTCTCGGGCTGACCAGTCCTCCTTCGAGCATGCCGGCTTGCAGGTAACGCCGGATCAGGGTGAGTATCCGCCGGTCGGCTATGCGACAAGCCAGCAGGCTCATCAGCACATCGTGGTTGACCCGGTCAAAGAACTGGGCCAGATCCAGATCGACCACCCAGCGGTGGCCGTCGTTGATGTGTTGCTGCATCGCCTTGACCGCCTGGTGGGCACTTCGACCGGGGCGGAACCCATAGCTGTGATCCGAGAAGGTCGGTTCCAGCGTCGGGCTCAGCACCTGGTGAAGGGCTTGTTGGATCAGGCGGTCCTGCACCGTTGGGATACCCAGTGTCCGCTCCCCGCCTTGCGGCTTGGGGATACTGACCCGGCGGACCGGTTGAGGATGGTAGTCTCCGGCCAACAGCCGCTCGCGCAGCGTTGGCCAATGCTGTTGCAGGTGGCCCTTCAGGGCCATCACCGGCATCTGATCGACACCGGCGGCACCCTTATTGGATACCACCCGCTGATACGCACGCATCAGGTTCGGGCGCTCAAGCACCTGTTCCATCAGCGTGTTCGGCTCCGCGTTCGTCCACGAGTGAGCCCCCGCGTCTGCCTCGACACGGACTTCAGTCTCTGCCGGATACCGTCCAGCGCCTTCCTGAATGCCCTGCCCCATCCGGGTCGCTTCTGTCTTCATAAGCACACTACGAGAACTCATCGCCTACTAACGGCCAACCATGTTCGGCCCTTCCGTACGCGGTGACGCACCTACTATGGCCTCGGCTGAGTTCTGGCTCCCCATCCCCACCTCTCGCGAAGTGAGTAGCACAGCGGCAGAGAACCAGACTTCCCAGGGTAAGACGCGTGACCTTCACACTTATGCCCGCCGCATTTACGTCCACACCTTCCGTGCAAGTACAGGGCTTTGACGATAGTTGACGCCTTACCCGGTGTGACCGCCTCATATGCGATTTCTGTTCGTCAGGCCAGTGCTTTGCCTGCGGCTTCCTTCAGATTCCATCTCACGATGGACACCCTTGCCGTCCGGCTAGTGGTTCCCCTTGCCGGGTCCACAGGGGACTTGCACCCCCAAGTCATCCGGCCAGCACCACCTGTACCGGAACAGCGCCCGTCAAGGCGCTACGCGCCATGCCTGGCGCACAACAAAAAAACCCGGCCGCGTGTGGGCCGGGTTTCTTTCAATCCCCTGACGGCCTTTACGACATCAGGTTGTAGACAAACACGATCGCAACCGCCACCGGTGTTACGAAGCGAACCAGGTTGTACCAGAGCGCAAAGCTGCCTCCGGAAAGGGCCAAATTGCTCTGCAACGACTCTTTCGCCACGCACCAGCCGACAAACAGGGCCGTCAGCAGGCCGGACAGCGGCAGCATCACGTTGGCGGTAAAGAAGTCGAGCAGATCGAAGATGGTGTTGCCCTCGAAACGCTCGAACATGCCCAGGGGCGCGAAACCAGACCACTCGTTCAGGGACAGGATGGACGCAATACCCAGCAGCCAGCAGGCAACCCCCACCACCACCGTGCTTCCCACACGGCCAACGATCAGTTTGTCTTCCAGCCATTCAACCACTGGCTCCAGCAGTGAAATAGCGGAGGTCCAGGCCGCGAACAACAGCAGCACAAAGAACAGGGCACCAAATATGCTGCCCATC
It encodes:
- a CDS encoding acyl-CoA dehydrogenase family protein; the protein is MFELSDKAKKLQAQLHEFMDAHIYPNEHKHHEQVEQAENRWAPVPIVEELKVKAKAAGLWNLFLPDSEFGAGLTNYEYAHLCEVMGRSAMAPEVFNCSAPDTGNMETIARYGNKDQQDKWLKPLLDGEIRSCFSMTEPDVASSDATNIACEIRREGDEYVINGRKWWSSGAMTTTSKIAIVMGKTDPGAEKHKQQSMILVPLDTPGVKMIRPLTVFGYDHAPHGHAEIQYDNVRVPVDNILLGEGRGFEIAQGRLGPGRIHHCMRTIGVAERALELMCKRANAREAFGKPLSSFDSIRKDIARSRMEIEQARLMTLKAAHMMDTVGNKVARQEIAMIKVIAPSMALKVLDRAIQVHGGAGVSQDTFLAEAWAKVRTLRLADGPDEVHLDSVAKIELRQYR
- a CDS encoding PaaI family thioesterase → MSEDSLHIRGGQDLPGFHNLLGYRQVSWEENEAVIGLELQPCHLNLGGVIHGGVLTSLLDIAMAEAGTYCPYPGRVRKAITLSLTTTFTGQCSGGTIRVTGRRRAGGTRIFNSTGEVHDDKGNLLAIAEGTFRIRSGSEKPEGVPI
- a CDS encoding SDR family NAD(P)-dependent oxidoreductase → MGRFDKRVAIVTGAGSGIGRATAVRLAREGAQVVMMDMSEAGLLDTEGLMPEGAETLRRIGDVADEEQVSALVDETVSTFGRIDVLCNVAGIASTSGGHPDIAGNDRGEWEQVLAVNLIGTMLFIKHVAPHMQARKLGSIVNTASVAGIRSGAGGNAYSASKAGVINLTMTAACDLGDDNVRVNAVCPGLVETGMTQAVFDYARANEKAHKLGSRCELRRYGAPEEIAAAILFLASDDASYITGQSLPVNGGNTASLNLPGMKV
- a CDS encoding class I adenylate-forming enzyme family protein translates to MKNTQHMPVYAPTDPDESMEAIGQRIQHLALERPDHIALIDGETPLSWQALVRQANRIANRLRSAGLKRGDAVAGLSENSTHYVALYLGTLVAGGCMVPLSGMASGSSLALMLNDCRARFLFVSKKNIELFEGIADKLDTLGHDQCIGLDGHGPGICQDLESWLGEIGSEARPVPVTLDDPFNIIYSSGTTGTPKGILHDYRFRQRQMVRMSRFGLDGDAINLVSTPMYSNTTLVSVLPTLFYGGTLVLMAKFDARRFLEMAERYRVTHAMLVPVQYQRILADPEFDRFDLSAFQLKLCTSAPLRANVIREAMERWPGNIREVYGLTEGGISTSLDCVAHPDKWDSVGKPTEGAEVRVIDEEGNELPQGETGEIVGRAISMMRGYINREEQTQTMLWTSPEGLAFYRSGDMGRVDEEGFVYILDRRKDMIISGGFNIYAVDLETVLLAHPAVADVAVIGIPSEQWGETPLGLVVRKPGCTETEAEILEWANDRLGKAQRLAAIECRPDLPRSTIGKVLKRELRAPYWP
- a CDS encoding enoyl-CoA hydratase/isomerase family protein → MIITQNQPGVAHLVISRTDKKNALTRDMYRALSEGVSKAAADASVHAIVLSGDGGVFTAGNDLDDFRARATDENPKPSAALAFIEALMDCDTPIIAAVEGLAIGIGTTLLLHCDSVIAGRSARFKTAFVDLGLVPEAASTVTMPLHLGSRRTADLLLMGDTLDGEEARECGLVSHVVDDGLAVDEALAQAGALAAKPREALRATKRLIKAPWREAVSEALERERAVFSDRLRSEDCRAALARMGKG
- the dctP gene encoding TRAP transporter substrate-binding protein DctP, whose translation is MKILTTARKTLITYGSALTLGLTAALASAPAAAAEESFTWKVQSHWPGSSSSYEDSLVRLKTILEERTDGRLELELYEAGSLFKAKEIFNAVSRGILEMGTISPAYAQDKITLAGIASGLPFAFRNVWEAAYFHQGLGFEQMLRDEAAKHNVYWATDKVYPTEMVVKQPINSWDDFTKLKIRSSGALQSFLTDAGAAASYIPGSELYSALDSGIVDGAHWGASQGAFSMGLYEVAKYHVQPALNIAGTDVIIVSQKALNKLPEDMQNIVKQALEEQFWFRTNEYQYKERITLAKAISEHNVQVNTLPEDVQNRLTQTAQTLWDEEGKRSDNAQKALDMLKDYLSELGYL
- a CDS encoding TRAP transporter small permease subunit translates to MGVLSAFMRGVTRLNDVIGRGIALIVFAMFAFLIMEVAFRYLFNSPTVWTNELTQMLFGIYAVMSGGYIMAHRGHVNVDLLHSHLPPRGRAVLDILTSTIFFIFTLALLYFGYDMASESIASWETSYSAWNPPIWPVKAAIPLGTGLLVLQGIVKLLEDIAVAFNLSYYTPESQDDAKGEPL
- a CDS encoding TRAP transporter large permease subunit, with protein sequence MSIEILTLLFFGSLLFFLLLGLPLAFVLGGVSVVFLYFTWGFDSFYMVSSQIWGTMESFTLVAIPLFVFMAMILERTGVAKDLYRMMHLWCGGLRGGLAIGTLGICAVFAAMVGISGAAVVAMGTIALPSMLERGYDKKMALGVINTGGGWGILIPPSILMILYALITGVSVGKMFAAGIMPGILLMVLTAIYILVRCHLQPELAPALPQEERGTWPEKLRALRAVLLPIGVVIMVLGSIIGGITTPTEAAAMGVLGALISAAVYRQFKWSILQEAAIRTFKLTGMIMWILFAAHAFSAAYQSMGAQDLIEGLMNMIPGGPWGIIVAMMVIVFLLAMVLDPVGIMLITLPVFMPIVESLGFDPIWFGILFVINMEIGYMTPPFGFNLFYLKGVVPPSITMKDIYSSIIPFVIVEIVGLGLIMIFPQIATYLPDLLF
- the ltrA gene encoding group II intron reverse transcriptase/maturase; translated protein: MKTEATRMGQGIQEGAGRYPAETEVRVEADAGAHSWTNAEPNTLMEQVLERPNLMRAYQRVVSNKGAAGVDQMPVMALKGHLQQHWPTLRERLLAGDYHPQPVRRVSIPKPQGGERTLGIPTVQDRLIQQALHQVLSPTLEPTFSDHSYGFRPGRSAHQAVKAMQQHINDGHRWVVDLDLAQFFDRVNHDVLMSLLACRIADRRILTLIRRYLQAGMLEGGLVSPRREGTPQGGPLSPLLSNVLLTELDRELERRGHRFCRYADDCNIYVSSKRSGERVMASITHFLETRLRLKVNTVKSAVDRPWRRSFLGYSVSWHKRQVRLRVAPKSLKAFMAKLRPLLKRSRGQSLTTTIRNLNPVLRGWANYYRLTASKRSVEALDGWIRRRLRLILWQQWKRTRTRARNLVRLGLTEIRAWRSATNGRGPWWNSGATHMNAALPKRVFDRLSLVSLLDTMTRLQSRP